The region CAGGTTGACCTTGATCCCGTCGTGCAGGAGCGGGGCGCAGGCGAGGGTGACCGAGCGCTGCTGGCGTACGGCGGCGGGGTCGTGGTCGCAGACGGTGTTGCCCTCGGTGACGCTCCCGGCCCGCCCGATCGTGCCGGTCGCCGCGAGCAGCGCCTCGACCAGGGTGGTCTTGCCGGCACCGGAGTGGCCGACGAGGACCACGTTGCGGATCCGGTCGGGTTCGTCCGCCATTGGTGCCGGGCCGGTGCCGTCCCTGTCCTGACTCTTCTGCGCCATCGGGCGCACCTCCCTCTACCGGTGGTCGGTCGCTGACGACACGCCGCTGGCCTGCGACGACATGCCGGTGGTTGGGTCACCGCCGCGCTGGCGACCGGGTGCACCGCCCCGGCGGCGGCGTCCCGACGGGAAGCGGGCCGGGCGCTTCGCGGCGATATCCTGGGATAGCCTGCCGGATGCCGGGAACATGTAGTTTCGTTGCGTGACCCAGCTCACGTTCCCTGACCCGATCCCACACCCGCGGCGGACGGTACACAACCCCGTGGCGGCAGGTGACACCACCGGGCTTGCCACCATCGGTGCGGCGACAGATATCGTGGGACCGCCATGGCGAAGATCTTCCAAGTATCTGCCCGAGCGGGTCTGACCCGCGTCATCGAACCGGTCGCCCGCGCGCTGCTGCGCCGCGGCGTGACCCCCAATGCGGTAACGGTGACGGGCACCGTCGGGGTGTTGATCGGGGCCCTCGGCTTCGGCGCCCGCGGTCACCTCGTCACCGGTGCCATCATCGTCACCTTCTTCGCGCTCACCGACCTGCTCGACGGGACGATGGCGCGGATGTCGGGTGGCTCGACCAAGTTCGGCGCCTTCCTCGATTCGAGCATGGACCGGGTGGCCGACGGCGCCGTCTTCGGCGCGGTCGCCTTCTGGCTGGCCAGCGAGGGCGATCGGTGGGGGGTGGCCGGCGCGCTGGTCTGCCTGGTCGCCGGCGGCGTCGTCTCCTACGTCAAGGCGCGGGCCGAAGGGCTCGGGATGACCGCGAACGTGGGCGTCGCCGAGCGTACCGAGCGCCTGATCATCGTCGGGATCGGCGGCATCCTCCAGGGTGCCGGGATCGACCACGCGCTGACCGTCGCGCTCTGGCTGCTCGCCGCCGTGTCGGTCTTCACCGTCGGACAGCGGATGACCCACGTCTACCGCCAGGCCGCCGAGCAGGCCCGACAGCCCCGGCCGACCGAGTCGGGCGCGGACCGGTGAGCCGGATGACCGACCGACCGGTGGGGTTCACCGTCGACCCGAGCATCGGGAACGGTGTGGTCGGGTGAATCTGGTCGAGCTGGGCTATCTGGCCGGCTGGCGGATCACCCGCGCGGTGCCGAAGCCGCTGGCCGCCGCGGTGTTCCGGCTCGGCGCCGACCGGGCGTTCCGGCGGGGCGGCCCCGGGGTCAAGCGGCTGGCGGGCAACCTGCGCCAGGTGGTTGGCCCGGACCTGCCGTCGGCCGAGTTCGACCAGCTCGTCCGGCGCGCACTGCGGTCGTACGGGCGCTACTGGCTGGATCTGTTCCGGCTGCCGTCGCTGTCGCACGCCCAGCGGCTCGCCACGTTCGAGCTGGTCGGAACCGAGATGCTGGCCGCCGACGTGGCCGCCGGCCGGGGCGCGGTGATCGCGCTGCCGCACGGCGGCAACTGGGACGCGGCCGGGGCGTGGGTGGCGGCGATGGGCTGGCCGATCACCACGGTCGCCGAACGGCTCAAGCCGGAGGCGATGTACACCCGGTTCCTGGAGTTCCGGCAGGGGCTCGGCATGGAGATCATCCCGCTCAGCGGCGGGCAGCAGCCGCCGTTCGACGTACTCGCCGAGCGGATCCGTCAGGGGCACGTGGTGCCGTTGCTCGCCGACCGGGACCTGACCCGTCGGGGGATCGAGGTCCGCTTCTTCGGGGCCCGTACCCGGATGCCGGCCGGTCCGGCCCTGCTCGCCCTCAGTACGGGTGCCCCGCTCTACGTCGCCTCGATGTGGTACGAACCGGACAAGGCGCTCGCCGAGCTGGTCGGCCCGCTGGAGCTGCCGGACCCGGCCAGCGGCACCCTCAGCGAGCGGGTACGGGTGCTCACCCAGGACATTGCCGACCATCTCGCGGCCGGTATCGCCCAGCATCCGGAAGACTGGCACATGTTGCAGCGGATGTGGCTGACCGGGGACGATCGGGCGCAGACGGACCCCGTGACACCAGCCGCGCCCGGGCCGGCCTGAGGGGGAGGGCGCAGTGCGGATCGGCATCGTGTGCCCGTACTCCTTCGACGTGCCGGGCGGGGTGCAGAACCACATCATGGACCTGGCCGAGGCCCTGATCGGTCTCGGACACGAGGTGAGCGTGCTGGCCCCGGCGGACGAGGACTCGCCGCTGCCGCCGTACGTCGTGTCGGCCGGTCGGTCGGTGCCGTTCCCGTACAACGGGTCGGTGGCCCGGATCACCTTCGGCCCGGTTTCCACCGCCCGGGTACGCCGCTGGATCGCCCGGGGCGACTTCGACGTACTGCACGTGCACGAGCCGTTGGCGCTGAGCCTGTCGCTGCTGGCCGTGATGTCGGCGCGCGGGCCGGTGGTGGCGACCTTCCACACCGCGATGACCCGGTCCCGGGCGCTGGCCGCCGCGCAGAACATGCTCCAGATCGTGCTGGAGCGGGTCACCGCCCGGATCGCGGTCAGCGCGTTGGCCCGCAAGGTGCAGGTGGAGCACCTCGACGGCGGCGCGGTGGAGATCCCCAACGGGGTGGCGGTGGCGAAGTTCGCCGACGCGGAGGCGCTGCCCGGCTGGCCGGGGGAGTGCGCGCCGGGCAGTGGCGGCACAATCGGCTTCCTGGGCCGGTTCACCGAGCCGCGCAAGGGGTTCGCCTTGCTCCGGGAGGCGTTCATGGCGCTCGCCGCCGAACGTCCCGGCCTGCGCCTGCTGGTCGCCGGTCCGGGTGAGCCGGCCGAGCTGATGGAGGACGTGCCGCCGGACCTGCGCGACCGGGTCACCTTCCTCGGCCTGGTCTCCGAGGCGGACAAAGCGCGCATGCTGCGCAGTGTGCATGTTTACGTCGCGCCGAACACGGGCGGTGAGTCGTTCGGCATGATCCTCACCGAGGCGATGGCCGCCGGTGCCGCCATCGTCGCCAGCGACCTGGACGCGTTCCGTCGGGTGCTCGACGGCGGCCGGGCCGGCCAGCTCTTCCCCACCGGGGACGCGCAGGCGCTGCGTCGTACGCTCGTCGAGCTGCTCGACGACCCGGCTCGCCGGGCCGCCCTGTCGGCGTGCGCGCGAGAGGTCGTGGCGACGTTCGACTGGCCGATGGTTGCCCGCCGGGTTCTGGAGGTATACGCAGCTGCGATCGAGGCCACCGACGGACGGGTGATCGACCAGGAGTGGGTGGGCCCACGCTGAGCCGGTCCGGCGGTCGGCTCGCAGGCAGGTGCCGGCGGCGTACCCACGCCTCCGGCCGGACGGGATGAGGAGCCGCACGACGATGCCGCACATGTGGTGGTTGGTGGGTGCTGTCGCCGTGGTCGGCCTGATCGCGGTCTACCTGTCCTGGACCGTCGGTCGGGTCGACCGGCTGCACATCCGGGCCGCCTCGGCCGCCAGGTCCCTGGACGCACACCTGCTGCGCCGGGCCGCCGCCGCGGCTGTGCTGGCCGAGGAACACTTCGCGGTGGAGCTGTACGCGGCGGCCCGGATCGCGCTCGACGCCGGCCCCGAGGAGCGGGAGGCGGCCGAGAACGACCTCACCCGCCAGCTCCGACTCACCCCGCTGTCCGCGGACGACCCGGCCGCCGAGTCGGTGATCGCGGCCAGCCGCCGGCTCGGCCTGGCCCGCCAGGTGCACACCGATCTCGTACGCGACGCGCTGTCCGCCCGCCGCCGCCCCGTCGTACGACTGCTCCGCATGACCCGCAAACACCCCCGCCCCACCTACTTCGACGTAGACGATCCCACCCTCCACCCCCTGCCCTCTCCTCCTTCCCCTCCTTTCCCTCCCACCCCCACCCCGAGATCCGCACTCCGGTAGAGAAAGAGTGGTTGTTCGCTCCGTCATTGCCACTCGTTGCTCTACCGGAGCTGGCTCGGGCGGGGCGGTGGGCGGGTGAGGTCGACCACAGGGCAGGCCACGGGTGGGTTGATTGGCTGTCGGAAGGGCGGTGGGGCGGGCGTAGCCTTGGGCCCGGTATGTGAAACCTGGCCCCGAGGAGTGACTGAGTCGTGTCCGATTCCGCCGTGCAGCCCGAGTCCACCACCCCTGTTGTCGGCAGTGCCCGAGTCAAGCGCGGGATGGCCGAGATGCTCAAGGGTGGCGTGATCATGGACGTGGTCACCGCCGAGCAGGCGAAGATCGCCGAGGATGCCGGTGCGGTCGCGGTGATGGCGTTGGAGCGGGTGCCGGCCGACATCCGGGCCCAGGGCGGCGTCTCCCGGATGAGCGACCCGGACATGATCGACAGCATCATCAACGCGGTCTCGATCCCGGTGATGGCCAAGGCCCGGATCGGCCACTTCGTCGAGGCCCAGGTGCTCCAGGCGCTCGGCGTCGACTACGTGGACGAGTCCGAGGTGCTGACCCCGGCCGACTACGCCAACCACATCGACAAGTGGGCGTTCACCGTGCCGTTCGTCTGCGGGGCGACCAACCTGGGCGAGGCGCTGCGCCGGATCACCGAGGGCGCGGCCATGATCCGCTCCAAGGGCGAGGCCGGCACCGGCGACGTCTCCAACGCCACCACCCACATGCGCAAGATCCTGGGCGAGATCCGCCGTCTCGGCTCGCTCGCCCCGGACGAGCTCTACGTCGCGGCGAAGGAGCTCCAGGCACCGTACGAGCTGGTCCGTGAGGTGGCCGAGACCGGGAAGCTGCCGGTCGTACTCTTCACCGCCGGAGGCATCGCGACCCCGGCGGACGCCGCGATGATGATGCAGCTCGGCGCCCAGGGGGTCTTCGTCGGGTCGGGCATCTTCAAGTCCGGCAACCCGGAGCAGCGGGCCGCCGCGATCGTCAAGGCGACCACCTTCCACGACGACCCGGACGTGCTGGCCAAGGTCTCCCGTGGGCTGGGCGAGGCGATGGTCGGCATCAACGTCGACGAGATCCCGCAGCCGCACCGCCTTGCCGAGCGTGGCTGGTGAACCCGGTAGCCATCGGGGGCGGCGCATGAGCACCATCGGCGTGCTCGCGTTGCAGGGTGACGTACGCGAGCACCTGCTGGCCCTGGCCAGCACCGACGACGCGATCGCCCGGCCGATCCGCCGGCCGTCGGAACTGGACGACGTCGACGCCCTGGTGATTCCGGGCGGTGAGTCGACCACCATGAGCAAGCTGGTGGCGGAGTTCGAGCTGCTGGACCCGATCCGCAAGCGGATCGCCGACGGCATGCCGGTGTACGGCTCCTGCGCCGGCATGATCATGCTGGCGACCGAGGTGCTCGACGGGCGTCCCGACCAGCGCGGCTTCGACGGCATCGAGATGACCGTCCGACGCAACGCGTTCGGTCGGCAGGTCGACTCGTTCGAGGCCCCGGTGGAGATCGCCGATGTGCCCGGCCCCCGGTTCGACGCCGTGTTCATCCGGGCTCCCTGGGTGGAGCGGGTCGGCGACGGGGTACGGGTGCTGGGTCGGGTGACCGAGGGTCCGGCGGCCGGTCGGATCGTCGCGGTACGGCAGGGCAACCTGCTCGCCACCGCGTTCCACCCGGAGCTGACCGGGGACCTGCGGGTGCACCAGTACTTCGTGGACCTGGTCCGGGACGCCACCACCTGACGGGGTGTGACGGCCGGGCGGGTGGCGCCGGTAGGATTGCCGGGTTCGGCCGGGCAGTCTGCTCAAATCGCCTACCGCCCAGAGCCGA is a window of Micromonospora sp. NBC_01699 DNA encoding:
- the pgsA gene encoding phosphatidylinositol phosphate synthase, which translates into the protein MAKIFQVSARAGLTRVIEPVARALLRRGVTPNAVTVTGTVGVLIGALGFGARGHLVTGAIIVTFFALTDLLDGTMARMSGGSTKFGAFLDSSMDRVADGAVFGAVAFWLASEGDRWGVAGALVCLVAGGVVSYVKARAEGLGMTANVGVAERTERLIIVGIGGILQGAGIDHALTVALWLLAAVSVFTVGQRMTHVYRQAAEQARQPRPTESGADR
- a CDS encoding phosphatidylinositol mannoside acyltransferase, which translates into the protein MNLVELGYLAGWRITRAVPKPLAAAVFRLGADRAFRRGGPGVKRLAGNLRQVVGPDLPSAEFDQLVRRALRSYGRYWLDLFRLPSLSHAQRLATFELVGTEMLAADVAAGRGAVIALPHGGNWDAAGAWVAAMGWPITTVAERLKPEAMYTRFLEFRQGLGMEIIPLSGGQQPPFDVLAERIRQGHVVPLLADRDLTRRGIEVRFFGARTRMPAGPALLALSTGAPLYVASMWYEPDKALAELVGPLELPDPASGTLSERVRVLTQDIADHLAAGIAQHPEDWHMLQRMWLTGDDRAQTDPVTPAAPGPA
- a CDS encoding glycosyltransferase family 4 protein, which codes for MRIGIVCPYSFDVPGGVQNHIMDLAEALIGLGHEVSVLAPADEDSPLPPYVVSAGRSVPFPYNGSVARITFGPVSTARVRRWIARGDFDVLHVHEPLALSLSLLAVMSARGPVVATFHTAMTRSRALAAAQNMLQIVLERVTARIAVSALARKVQVEHLDGGAVEIPNGVAVAKFADAEALPGWPGECAPGSGGTIGFLGRFTEPRKGFALLREAFMALAAERPGLRLLVAGPGEPAELMEDVPPDLRDRVTFLGLVSEADKARMLRSVHVYVAPNTGGESFGMILTEAMAAGAAIVASDLDAFRRVLDGGRAGQLFPTGDAQALRRTLVELLDDPARRAALSACAREVVATFDWPMVARRVLEVYAAAIEATDGRVIDQEWVGPR
- the pdxS gene encoding pyridoxal 5'-phosphate synthase lyase subunit PdxS; translated protein: MSDSAVQPESTTPVVGSARVKRGMAEMLKGGVIMDVVTAEQAKIAEDAGAVAVMALERVPADIRAQGGVSRMSDPDMIDSIINAVSIPVMAKARIGHFVEAQVLQALGVDYVDESEVLTPADYANHIDKWAFTVPFVCGATNLGEALRRITEGAAMIRSKGEAGTGDVSNATTHMRKILGEIRRLGSLAPDELYVAAKELQAPYELVREVAETGKLPVVLFTAGGIATPADAAMMMQLGAQGVFVGSGIFKSGNPEQRAAAIVKATTFHDDPDVLAKVSRGLGEAMVGINVDEIPQPHRLAERGW
- the pdxT gene encoding pyridoxal 5'-phosphate synthase glutaminase subunit PdxT — its product is MSTIGVLALQGDVREHLLALASTDDAIARPIRRPSELDDVDALVIPGGESTTMSKLVAEFELLDPIRKRIADGMPVYGSCAGMIMLATEVLDGRPDQRGFDGIEMTVRRNAFGRQVDSFEAPVEIADVPGPRFDAVFIRAPWVERVGDGVRVLGRVTEGPAAGRIVAVRQGNLLATAFHPELTGDLRVHQYFVDLVRDATT